Proteins from a single region of Flavobacterium sp. K5-23:
- a CDS encoding OmpH family outer membrane protein codes for MKKGLLIIALSISLFACNKTAEVKEVKTAYVDTSILMKEYTEAKDLEAKYKAQSEEKGRLLEAEIKRFKQDAANFQSQAQANGQSWAQQRGAELQKREQELSYAQQALSQQLQQESGAEMDSLVSGVKKFIKSYGKEKGYSYIYGTGDAATVLYAEDKFDITKDIIKALNDKYKSAAKTEDKKEEKAEAKK; via the coding sequence ATGAAAAAAGGATTATTAATTATCGCATTATCTATATCACTTTTCGCTTGTAATAAAACTGCGGAAGTAAAAGAAGTTAAAACCGCTTATGTAGATACTTCTATTTTAATGAAAGAGTATACAGAAGCAAAAGATCTTGAAGCTAAATATAAAGCACAGTCTGAAGAAAAAGGAAGATTGCTTGAAGCAGAAATAAAACGTTTCAAACAAGATGCTGCCAATTTTCAATCTCAAGCACAGGCTAACGGTCAATCTTGGGCACAACAAAGAGGAGCTGAATTACAAAAAAGAGAACAAGAATTGAGTTATGCTCAACAAGCCTTGTCTCAACAATTACAACAAGAAAGTGGAGCCGAAATGGATTCATTAGTAAGTGGAGTAAAGAAATTCATCAAATCTTACGGTAAAGAAAAAGGATATTCTTATATCTATGGAACTGGAGACGCTGCGACTGTTTTGTATGCTGAAGATAAATTTGACATCACAAAAGATATCATTAAAGCATTGAATGACAAGTACAAATCTGCTGCTAAAACTGAAGATAAAAAAGAAGAAAAAGCAGAAGCTAAGAAATAA
- a CDS encoding helix-turn-helix domain-containing protein, with product MQELSEAAAYTLQFINQTQRSVFLTGKAGTGKTTLLREIIATTHKNTVVVAPTGIAALNAGGVTIHSMFQLPFGGFIPSFNVESQFTESIKFESKDTLRRHFKMGGLKKAVIRNMELLIIDEVSMLRADLLDAMDYMMQTVRKKTTPFGGVQVLYIGDLLQLPPVIRDEEWRTLRNYYKGKFFFHSHVVQQNPPLYIELSKIFRQTDDAFIAVLNNLRNNQISPQDIQVLNKFVKPDFDLKANKGYITLTTHNVKADAINAQALQDLKGELITYKPDVVGDFPEKIFPVEERLQLKLGAQVMFVKNDLSPEKNYFNGKMGVIQSLSSQEILVHFPEEDKTIEVDKYEWQNIRYKVDEMTKEIEEEVLGTFVHYPLKLAWAITVHKSQGLTFDKAAIDVSQVFLPGQAYVALSRLRSLEGLILLSPLRMNGISNDQDVMDYSLNKASDELLKNSLHFETKNFIHNYLINTFEWADLAQEWRNHKYSYTENSESSAKSKHALWATKQMEAIDSLLDPSKKFIIQLNKIFASETVDLIHVSERIQAAFSYFLKPMDELVFELIWKLEEVKRVKKAKAFHDELVVLEELQTKAVLRLMKAKLLIETVVSGETISKEKLTSEEIKQYKTRKTDAIQKQFKELNITLIEDDAAIERYTSKKKSDTKAPKKSTVEETHELWLAKNSIQDIATIRKLTTQTIESHLVKLIQSKKVVIRDVLPQDKIEELTEAFRYHKEESLNGLKEQHGDKFSWDELRMYKASLN from the coding sequence ATGCAAGAACTCTCTGAAGCAGCTGCTTACACACTGCAATTCATCAATCAAACACAACGTTCTGTTTTTTTAACAGGAAAGGCTGGTACCGGTAAAACAACTCTGTTACGTGAAATTATAGCTACCACCCATAAAAACACGGTAGTTGTTGCGCCTACAGGAATTGCGGCTTTAAATGCTGGTGGAGTTACAATTCACTCCATGTTCCAACTTCCTTTTGGTGGATTTATTCCTTCTTTTAACGTGGAATCCCAATTTACGGAATCGATTAAATTTGAGTCCAAAGACACTTTGCGCAGGCATTTTAAAATGGGAGGTTTAAAGAAAGCGGTGATTCGCAATATGGAACTCCTGATTATAGACGAAGTGAGTATGCTCCGTGCGGATTTATTAGACGCAATGGATTATATGATGCAAACCGTTCGAAAAAAAACAACTCCTTTTGGTGGAGTTCAAGTATTGTATATAGGAGATTTATTACAATTACCTCCCGTTATTCGCGACGAGGAATGGCGAACGTTGCGCAATTATTACAAAGGGAAATTCTTTTTCCATTCCCACGTGGTGCAACAAAATCCGCCTTTGTATATTGAATTATCTAAAATTTTCCGTCAAACGGATGATGCATTTATAGCCGTTTTAAATAATCTGCGTAACAACCAGATTTCGCCCCAGGATATTCAGGTGCTGAACAAGTTTGTAAAACCAGACTTTGATTTAAAAGCCAACAAAGGTTACATTACATTAACCACCCATAATGTCAAAGCCGATGCTATCAATGCCCAGGCTTTGCAAGACCTGAAAGGGGAATTAATAACATATAAGCCTGATGTAGTAGGGGACTTTCCTGAAAAAATATTTCCAGTTGAAGAGCGATTACAACTTAAACTTGGTGCCCAAGTGATGTTTGTAAAAAACGATCTGTCTCCTGAAAAGAATTATTTCAATGGGAAAATGGGGGTTATCCAGTCGCTTTCGTCTCAGGAAATTCTGGTTCATTTTCCTGAAGAAGACAAAACCATCGAAGTGGATAAATACGAATGGCAAAACATTCGCTACAAAGTGGATGAAATGACAAAGGAAATCGAAGAAGAGGTTTTGGGAACTTTCGTCCATTATCCTTTAAAATTGGCCTGGGCCATTACGGTACATAAAAGTCAGGGATTAACTTTTGATAAGGCTGCAATTGATGTGTCGCAAGTTTTTCTTCCGGGACAAGCATATGTGGCGCTTTCCCGTTTACGTTCGTTAGAAGGGCTTATTTTGCTCTCACCGTTGCGTATGAACGGAATTTCTAACGATCAAGATGTGATGGATTATTCGCTGAATAAAGCTTCAGATGAATTATTAAAGAATTCGCTGCATTTCGAAACCAAGAATTTCATCCATAATTACCTGATTAACACCTTCGAATGGGCTGATTTGGCACAGGAATGGCGCAATCACAAGTACAGCTATACTGAAAATTCAGAAAGTTCGGCCAAATCAAAGCACGCACTTTGGGCAACCAAGCAAATGGAGGCTATCGATTCCCTTTTGGATCCATCCAAAAAATTCATCATCCAGCTGAATAAAATATTCGCTTCTGAAACGGTGGATTTAATTCACGTTTCCGAGAGAATACAGGCGGCTTTCTCTTATTTCTTGAAACCAATGGACGAATTGGTTTTTGAACTTATTTGGAAACTGGAAGAAGTAAAGCGCGTCAAAAAAGCAAAAGCATTCCACGATGAGTTAGTGGTGCTCGAAGAATTGCAAACCAAAGCGGTATTGCGATTAATGAAAGCGAAACTTTTAATAGAAACGGTAGTTTCCGGGGAAACCATCTCCAAGGAAAAACTTACTTCCGAAGAAATTAAACAATACAAAACACGCAAAACGGATGCTATTCAAAAACAATTCAAGGAGCTAAATATTACTTTGATTGAGGATGATGCGGCTATTGAGCGTTATACATCCAAGAAAAAATCAGATACAAAAGCGCCCAAAAAATCGACGGTAGAGGAAACCCACGAATTGTGGCTGGCTAAAAATTCGATTCAGGATATCGCCACGATACGAAAACTAACCACACAAACGATTGAAAGTCATCTGGTGAAGTTGATACAGTCTAAAAAAGTAGTCATCAGGGACGTTTTGCCCCAGGATAAAATCGAGGAACTTACGGAAGCTTTCCGTT